A genomic window from Cyprinus carpio isolate SPL01 chromosome B9, ASM1834038v1, whole genome shotgun sequence includes:
- the LOC109056373 gene encoding GA-binding protein alpha chain isoform X2: MSKSETEEMIEIEIDGREKQECLEEGIEEQTITAAELITQDIDINEPIGNLKKLLEPRLQVPLDGYDICLQDILLHPDHSLFDQGVKTDGTVQLSVQIVTKPGEEKLNILEIVKPVETVEMVIDPDAAAGEEAHLVEDGHVIAVEQAAIPDDTSEQVTRWAAALEGYRKEQVRLNIPYDPVQWTADQVIHWAVWVMKEFGIEEMEVGGIHIPGRQLCGFSQEEFLQIVPSGEILWSHLELLRKYVLASQDQGQEATVTIDQPVQIIPAPVQQATPTAIKVMKHNKTPRAPRISGEERSSPGNRTGNNGQIQLWQFLLELLTDKDSRDCISWVGEEGEFKLNQPELVAQKWGQRKNKPTMNYEKLSRALRYYYDGDMISKVQGKRFVYKFVCDLRTLIGYSAAELNSLVTECEQKKLARVQLHGLGQPVNTVTLATATGQPVTTVTLAAAALEKDS, translated from the exons ATGTCTAAAAGTGAGACAGAGGAGATGATTGAAATTGAGATTGATGGTAGGGAGAAACAGGAGTGTCTAGAGGAAGG GATTGAGGAGCAAACCATCACAGCAGCTGAACTGATTACTCAAGACATTGACATCAATGAGCCGATCGGTAACCTAAAGAAGTTACTGGAGCCTCGTCTTCAGGTCCCGCTGGATGGATATGACATTTGTCTGCAGGACATCCTA TTGCATCCTGATCACAGTCTTTTCGATCAAGGAGTGAAGACAGATGGCACCGTACAGCTCAGCGTGCAGATTGTCACGAAACCGG GTGAAGAGAAATTGAATATTCTGGAGATTGTGAAGCCCGTGGAGACTGTGGAGATGGTGATCGATCCGGATGCGGCTGCTGGCGAGGAAGCCCATCTGGTGGAGGATGGACATGTGATTGCGGTGGAGCAAGCCGCCATTCCTGATGACACTTCAGAGCAGGTGACCCGCTGGGCGGCCGCATTGGAAGGATACCGCAAGGAGCAGGTTCGACTGAACATTCCCTATG acCCGGTGCAGTGGACAGCAGATCAGGTGATCCACTGGGCAGTTTGGGTTATGAAAGAGTTCGGCATTGAGGAAATGGAGGTGGGTGGCATTCACATTCCCGGCCGCCAGCTCTGTGGTTTCAGCCAGGAGGAGTTCCTCCAGATCGTGCCCAGCGGAGAGATCCTGTGGAGCCACCTGGAGCTTCTACGCAAGT ATGTACTTGCGAGTCAGGATCAGGGTCAGGAAGCAACAGTCACCATTGATCAAC CTGTGCAGATCATTCCTGCCCCTGTGCAGCAGGCCACACCCACAGCCATTAAGGTGATGAAGCACAACAAAACACCCCGAGCCCCCCGGATCTCAGGAGAGGAGCGCAGCTCCCCTGGCAACCGCACAG GTAATAACGGTCAGATTCAGCTGTGGCAGTTTCTCCTGGAGCTGCTGACGGATAAGGACTCTCGGGACTGCATTTCCTGGGTGGGAGAGGAGGGCGAGTTCAAACTCAATCAGCCTGAGCTGGTAGCTCAGAAATGGGGCCAGCGCAAGAACAAGCCCACCATGAACTACGAGAAGCTGAGCAGAGCTCTCAG GTACTACTATGATGGAGACATGATCAGCAAAGTGCAGGGCAAGCGCTTTGTCTACAAGTTTGTGTGTGACCTGAGGACTCTGATCGGATACAGCGCCGCAGAGCTCAACAGCCTGGTGACGGAGTGCGAGCAGAAGAAACTCGCCCGGGTGCAGCTGCATGGCCTCGGCCAGCCCGTCAACACAGTCACTCTGGCCACCGCCACAGGCCAGCCCGTCACCACAGTCACTCTGGCTGCAGCAGCTTTAGAGAAAGACAGTTGA
- the LOC109056376 gene encoding amyloid-beta A4 protein-like isoform X1, protein MGMDRTVFLLLMLTTLSLAIEVPSDDSVGLLAEPQVAMFCGKLNMHINIQSGKWEPDPTGTKSCIGTKEGILQYCQEVYPDLQITNVVEANQPVSIQNWCKMGRHQCRSHTRIVVPYRCLVGEFVSDALLVPDKCKFLHQERMDMCESHLHWHTVAKESCGDRSMNLHDYGMLLPCGIDRFRGVEFVCCPVEEQKELDSEEQEEANSDVWWGGAEAEYTDGSILREQAPTKPEPAMTEDDEDINNEEEEVWDNDEDGDGEDDDDDEDDDEDTTDEQDTSEQTSNVAMTTTTTTTTESIEEVVRAVCWAPPRSGPCHAKLCRWYFVAQTGRCAPFMFGGCGGNRNNFESEEYCLAVCSSSVLPTMAPSPADAVDRYLEAPGDMNEHMRFQKAKESLEAKHREKMSEVMREWEEAERQAKNLPRADKKTIIQRFQEKVEALEKEAAGERQQLVETHMARVEALLNDRRRQALESYLSALQSDQPRPRQVLNLLKKYIRAEQKDRQHTLKHFEHVREVDPKKASQIRPFVMTHLRVIEERMNQSFGYLYKVPQVANEIQDQVALLIQRDQAEVTQQLSSLQSKMRVSYGNDALMPDLPDSTTPLDTLPPEQDGLGFIHPESFNQANTDNHVEPVDARPIPDRGLPTRPEIPKVRLDTEERHNAGYDVRDKRLMFLAEDMGSNKGAIIGLMVGGVVIATVIVITLVMLRKKQYTSIHHGVIEVDAAVTPEERHLTKMQQNGYENPTYKFFEQMQN, encoded by the exons ATGGGTATGGACCGTACGGTATTCCTGCTGTTAATGCTGACGACTCTGTCGCTCGCCATCGAG GTGCCATCGGATGACTCAGTGGGCTTGTTGGCGGAGCCCCAGGTGGCCATGTTTTGTGGGAAACTCAACATGCATATCAATATCCAGAGTGGCAAGTGGGAGCCGGATCCAACTGGCACCAAGAGCTGCATCGGCACCAAAGAGGGCATCCTTCAGTACTGCCAAGAG GTATACCCAGACCTCCAGATCACTAACGTAGTGGAGGCCAACCAGCCTGTCAGCATCCAGAACTGGTGCAAAATGGGTCGTCACCAGTGCCGCAGTCACACGCGCATTGTGGTCCCCTACCGCTGCCTGG ttggggAGTTTGTCAGCGATGCCCTCCTCGTCCCAGATAAATGCAAGTTCCTGCACCAGGAGCGAATGGATATGTGCGAGAGTCACCTGCACTGGCACACAGTGGCcaaagag TCCTGCGGTGATCGTTCCATGAATCTCCATGACTACGGCATGCTGCTGCCGTGCGGCATCGACCGTTTCCGTGGTGTAGAGTTTGTATGCTGCCCTGTGGAAGAGCAGAAGGAGTTAGACAGCGAGGAGCAAGAGGAGGCTAACTCAGATGTGTGGTGGGGCGGCGCAGAGGCCGAGTATACTGACGGCAG CATACTGAGAGAACAGGCCCCGACCAAACCTGAGCCTGCTATGACAGAGGATGATGAGGATATCAACAATGAGGAAGAGGAAGTCTGGGACAACGATGAAGATGGTGACGGTGAAGATGATGACGATGACGAAGATGACGATGAAGACACAACTGATGAACAAGACACCAGTGAGCAGACTTCCAACGTTGCCATGACAACCACCACCACTACCACAACAGAGTCTATAGAGGAGGTTGTGCGag CGGTATGCTGGGCCCCTCCTCGATCGGGACCGTGCCATGCCAAGCTATGCCGCTGGTATTTTGTGGCGCAGACGGGCCGGTGCGCCCCCTTCATGTTTGGGGGCTGCGGGGGTAACCGCAATAACTTTGAATCCGAGGAGTACTGCTTGGCTGTCTGCAGCAGCAGCGTGT TGCCGACCATGGCCCCGAGCCCTGCTGATGCTGTGGATCGTTACCTGGAAGCTCCAGGAGATATGAATGAGCACATGCGCTTCCAGAAGGCAAAGGAGAGCCTGGAGgcaaaacacagagagaaaatgtCAGAG GTGATGAGAGAATGGGAGGAGGCAGAGAGACAGGCAAAGAATCTTCCTCGTGCTGATAAGAAGACCATAATTCAG CGCTTCCAGGAGAAGGTGGAGGCGTTGGAGAAGGAAGCGGCCGGGGAGAGACAGCAGCTGGTAGAAACCCACATGGCACGAGTGGAAGCTCTGCTGAATGACCGTCGCCGTCAGGCTCTGGAAAGCTACCTTAGCGCCCTGCAATCTGATCAGCCTCGG CCTCGACAGGTCCTCAATCTGTTGAAGAAGTACATACGAGCGGAGCAGAAGGACAGGCAGCACACTCTCAAACACTTTGAGCATGTGCGAGAGGTGGATCCCAAGAAGGCGTCTCAGATTCGGCCCTTT GTGATGACCCACCTGCGTGTGATTGAAGAACGCATGAACCAATCCTTTGGGTACCTCTACAAGGTGCCACAAGTGGCTAATGAAATCCAGGACCAAGTGG CTTTGCTGATTCAGCGGGACCAGGCTGAAGTCACCCAACAGTTGTCGTCTCTCCAGAGTAAGATGAGGGTGAGCTATGGGAATGACGCCCTGATGCCCGACCTGCCTGACAGCACCACCCCCCTGGACACCCTGCCACCGGAGCAGGACGGCCTGGGCTTCATCCACCCCGAAAGCTTCAACCAGGCCAACACTGACAACCATg TTGAACCCGTAGATGCCCGTCCAATTCCAGACAGGGGTCTGCCTACGAGACCCG AGATTCCAAAGGTTCGGCTGGACACTGAGGAAAGGCACAACGCTGGTTATGATGTTCGTGACAAGAGACTG ATGTTCCTTGCAGAAGATATGGGCTCTAATAAGGGGGCAATCATTGGGCTGATGGTGGGTGGAGTTGTCATCGCTACTGTGATCGTAATCACTCTTGTTATGCTAAGGAAGAAGCAGTACACTTCCATTCACCATGGAGTTATTGAG gTGGATGCAGCGGTGACCCCCGAGGAACGTCATCTCACTAAGATGCAGCAGAACGGTTATGAGAACCCCACCTACAAGTTCTTCGAGCAGATGCAGAACTAA
- the LOC109056373 gene encoding GA-binding protein alpha chain isoform X1, with amino-acid sequence MVGLCSSKASVLPESLLDFLDRRIGQGIEGMSKSETEEMIEIEIDGREKQECLEEGIEEQTITAAELITQDIDINEPIGNLKKLLEPRLQVPLDGYDICLQDILLHPDHSLFDQGVKTDGTVQLSVQIVTKPGEEKLNILEIVKPVETVEMVIDPDAAAGEEAHLVEDGHVIAVEQAAIPDDTSEQVTRWAAALEGYRKEQVRLNIPYDPVQWTADQVIHWAVWVMKEFGIEEMEVGGIHIPGRQLCGFSQEEFLQIVPSGEILWSHLELLRKYVLASQDQGQEATVTIDQPVQIIPAPVQQATPTAIKVMKHNKTPRAPRISGEERSSPGNRTGNNGQIQLWQFLLELLTDKDSRDCISWVGEEGEFKLNQPELVAQKWGQRKNKPTMNYEKLSRALRYYYDGDMISKVQGKRFVYKFVCDLRTLIGYSAAELNSLVTECEQKKLARVQLHGLGQPVNTVTLATATGQPVTTVTLAAAALEKDS; translated from the exons ATGGTGGGCCTGTGCTCAAGCAAAGCCTCGGTGTTGCCTGAGAGTTTATTGGACTTCTTAGACCGCAGGA TTGGACAAGGAATAGAAGGGATGTCTAAAAGTGAGACAGAGGAGATGATTGAAATTGAGATTGATGGTAGGGAGAAACAGGAGTGTCTAGAGGAAGG GATTGAGGAGCAAACCATCACAGCAGCTGAACTGATTACTCAAGACATTGACATCAATGAGCCGATCGGTAACCTAAAGAAGTTACTGGAGCCTCGTCTTCAGGTCCCGCTGGATGGATATGACATTTGTCTGCAGGACATCCTA TTGCATCCTGATCACAGTCTTTTCGATCAAGGAGTGAAGACAGATGGCACCGTACAGCTCAGCGTGCAGATTGTCACGAAACCGG GTGAAGAGAAATTGAATATTCTGGAGATTGTGAAGCCCGTGGAGACTGTGGAGATGGTGATCGATCCGGATGCGGCTGCTGGCGAGGAAGCCCATCTGGTGGAGGATGGACATGTGATTGCGGTGGAGCAAGCCGCCATTCCTGATGACACTTCAGAGCAGGTGACCCGCTGGGCGGCCGCATTGGAAGGATACCGCAAGGAGCAGGTTCGACTGAACATTCCCTATG acCCGGTGCAGTGGACAGCAGATCAGGTGATCCACTGGGCAGTTTGGGTTATGAAAGAGTTCGGCATTGAGGAAATGGAGGTGGGTGGCATTCACATTCCCGGCCGCCAGCTCTGTGGTTTCAGCCAGGAGGAGTTCCTCCAGATCGTGCCCAGCGGAGAGATCCTGTGGAGCCACCTGGAGCTTCTACGCAAGT ATGTACTTGCGAGTCAGGATCAGGGTCAGGAAGCAACAGTCACCATTGATCAAC CTGTGCAGATCATTCCTGCCCCTGTGCAGCAGGCCACACCCACAGCCATTAAGGTGATGAAGCACAACAAAACACCCCGAGCCCCCCGGATCTCAGGAGAGGAGCGCAGCTCCCCTGGCAACCGCACAG GTAATAACGGTCAGATTCAGCTGTGGCAGTTTCTCCTGGAGCTGCTGACGGATAAGGACTCTCGGGACTGCATTTCCTGGGTGGGAGAGGAGGGCGAGTTCAAACTCAATCAGCCTGAGCTGGTAGCTCAGAAATGGGGCCAGCGCAAGAACAAGCCCACCATGAACTACGAGAAGCTGAGCAGAGCTCTCAG GTACTACTATGATGGAGACATGATCAGCAAAGTGCAGGGCAAGCGCTTTGTCTACAAGTTTGTGTGTGACCTGAGGACTCTGATCGGATACAGCGCCGCAGAGCTCAACAGCCTGGTGACGGAGTGCGAGCAGAAGAAACTCGCCCGGGTGCAGCTGCATGGCCTCGGCCAGCCCGTCAACACAGTCACTCTGGCCACCGCCACAGGCCAGCCCGTCACCACAGTCACTCTGGCTGCAGCAGCTTTAGAGAAAGACAGTTGA
- the LOC109056376 gene encoding amyloid-beta A4 protein-like isoform X2, whose translation MGMDRTVFLLLMLTTLSLAIEVPSDDSVGLLAEPQVAMFCGKLNMHINIQSGKWEPDPTGTKSCIGTKEGILQYCQEVYPDLQITNVVEANQPVSIQNWCKMGRHQCRSHTRIVVPYRCLVGEFVSDALLVPDKCKFLHQERMDMCESHLHWHTVAKESCGDRSMNLHDYGMLLPCGIDRFRGVEFVCCPVEEQKELDSEEQEEANSDVWWGGAEAEYTDGSILREQAPTKPEPAMTEDDEDINNEEEEVWDNDEDGDGEDDDDDEDDDEDTTDEQDTSEQTSNVAMTTTTTTTTESIEEVVRVPTMAPSPADAVDRYLEAPGDMNEHMRFQKAKESLEAKHREKMSEVMREWEEAERQAKNLPRADKKTIIQRFQEKVEALEKEAAGERQQLVETHMARVEALLNDRRRQALESYLSALQSDQPRPRQVLNLLKKYIRAEQKDRQHTLKHFEHVREVDPKKASQIRPFVMTHLRVIEERMNQSFGYLYKVPQVANEIQDQVALLIQRDQAEVTQQLSSLQSKMRVSYGNDALMPDLPDSTTPLDTLPPEQDGLGFIHPESFNQANTDNHVEPVDARPIPDRGLPTRPEIPKVRLDTEERHNAGYDVRDKRLMFLAEDMGSNKGAIIGLMVGGVVIATVIVITLVMLRKKQYTSIHHGVIEVDAAVTPEERHLTKMQQNGYENPTYKFFEQMQN comes from the exons ATGGGTATGGACCGTACGGTATTCCTGCTGTTAATGCTGACGACTCTGTCGCTCGCCATCGAG GTGCCATCGGATGACTCAGTGGGCTTGTTGGCGGAGCCCCAGGTGGCCATGTTTTGTGGGAAACTCAACATGCATATCAATATCCAGAGTGGCAAGTGGGAGCCGGATCCAACTGGCACCAAGAGCTGCATCGGCACCAAAGAGGGCATCCTTCAGTACTGCCAAGAG GTATACCCAGACCTCCAGATCACTAACGTAGTGGAGGCCAACCAGCCTGTCAGCATCCAGAACTGGTGCAAAATGGGTCGTCACCAGTGCCGCAGTCACACGCGCATTGTGGTCCCCTACCGCTGCCTGG ttggggAGTTTGTCAGCGATGCCCTCCTCGTCCCAGATAAATGCAAGTTCCTGCACCAGGAGCGAATGGATATGTGCGAGAGTCACCTGCACTGGCACACAGTGGCcaaagag TCCTGCGGTGATCGTTCCATGAATCTCCATGACTACGGCATGCTGCTGCCGTGCGGCATCGACCGTTTCCGTGGTGTAGAGTTTGTATGCTGCCCTGTGGAAGAGCAGAAGGAGTTAGACAGCGAGGAGCAAGAGGAGGCTAACTCAGATGTGTGGTGGGGCGGCGCAGAGGCCGAGTATACTGACGGCAG CATACTGAGAGAACAGGCCCCGACCAAACCTGAGCCTGCTATGACAGAGGATGATGAGGATATCAACAATGAGGAAGAGGAAGTCTGGGACAACGATGAAGATGGTGACGGTGAAGATGATGACGATGACGAAGATGACGATGAAGACACAACTGATGAACAAGACACCAGTGAGCAGACTTCCAACGTTGCCATGACAACCACCACCACTACCACAACAGAGTCTATAGAGGAGGTTGTGCGag TGCCGACCATGGCCCCGAGCCCTGCTGATGCTGTGGATCGTTACCTGGAAGCTCCAGGAGATATGAATGAGCACATGCGCTTCCAGAAGGCAAAGGAGAGCCTGGAGgcaaaacacagagagaaaatgtCAGAG GTGATGAGAGAATGGGAGGAGGCAGAGAGACAGGCAAAGAATCTTCCTCGTGCTGATAAGAAGACCATAATTCAG CGCTTCCAGGAGAAGGTGGAGGCGTTGGAGAAGGAAGCGGCCGGGGAGAGACAGCAGCTGGTAGAAACCCACATGGCACGAGTGGAAGCTCTGCTGAATGACCGTCGCCGTCAGGCTCTGGAAAGCTACCTTAGCGCCCTGCAATCTGATCAGCCTCGG CCTCGACAGGTCCTCAATCTGTTGAAGAAGTACATACGAGCGGAGCAGAAGGACAGGCAGCACACTCTCAAACACTTTGAGCATGTGCGAGAGGTGGATCCCAAGAAGGCGTCTCAGATTCGGCCCTTT GTGATGACCCACCTGCGTGTGATTGAAGAACGCATGAACCAATCCTTTGGGTACCTCTACAAGGTGCCACAAGTGGCTAATGAAATCCAGGACCAAGTGG CTTTGCTGATTCAGCGGGACCAGGCTGAAGTCACCCAACAGTTGTCGTCTCTCCAGAGTAAGATGAGGGTGAGCTATGGGAATGACGCCCTGATGCCCGACCTGCCTGACAGCACCACCCCCCTGGACACCCTGCCACCGGAGCAGGACGGCCTGGGCTTCATCCACCCCGAAAGCTTCAACCAGGCCAACACTGACAACCATg TTGAACCCGTAGATGCCCGTCCAATTCCAGACAGGGGTCTGCCTACGAGACCCG AGATTCCAAAGGTTCGGCTGGACACTGAGGAAAGGCACAACGCTGGTTATGATGTTCGTGACAAGAGACTG ATGTTCCTTGCAGAAGATATGGGCTCTAATAAGGGGGCAATCATTGGGCTGATGGTGGGTGGAGTTGTCATCGCTACTGTGATCGTAATCACTCTTGTTATGCTAAGGAAGAAGCAGTACACTTCCATTCACCATGGAGTTATTGAG gTGGATGCAGCGGTGACCCCCGAGGAACGTCATCTCACTAAGATGCAGCAGAACGGTTATGAGAACCCCACCTACAAGTTCTTCGAGCAGATGCAGAACTAA